In the genome of Microcoleus vaginatus PCC 9802, the window CTGTTGCGGATACCAATATTTCCGGCAACAGGGCCGGGGGTTGCATTGGGGCCCGAAGCATTAGCCCCATCGACGTAAACTGCCCCGCCAGGGCCTTTATCTGTGCGGTTGCCTGTGAATTTAGAGTTTTCGATCGTCATAGTACCCAACAGGTTATTAACAGCCCCGCCGTAGCTGCCTTTGTTGTTGGTAAATTCGCTATCTTGGATAGTCAGAACACCGCCGCTTTTAGTGGCTATCGCGCCGCCCCCCCGTTCGGTATTGTTAGCTAAAGAACCGTCATTGTCGCTAAACTTGCTGTTAATTACATTGGTCGTGCTGCGAAAACCCGTGTAAATGCCGCCAGCAAAACCCGCAACATTATTATTGACTTGGCAATTTTCTAAAGTTAAAGTGCTGTTACCTCCCGTTTGAATGCCACCACCGGCGCTAGTTGCCTCATTATTCGGATCGGTTCCAGAAACTTTGCCGTTGGCAATAATCAGGTTTTTTAGAGTAACATTTGTTGCACCTTCTGTGCGGATTACCCGCGAAGTATTGTTGCCACTGATGGTTAAATTGGCTGCACCAACGGCATCAATTGTCAAGTTTTTGTTGATGACCAGTTGACCGGAAGTGAGAGTAATTGTTTGGCTGGCAAGAGTGGAGGCAAATTGAATGGTATCGCCGGCCACAGCCGTGGCGATCGCATCTCTCAATGAACCCGGCCCGCTATCATTACTGTTAGTAACGGTAATGGTGGCTAAAGCCCCTTGATAATCCGCCATTGCGTCTGGAGTCAAGGCTAGCGGTGCTTCAATATCACCCTTGGCAAACTCCAAATTCCAGTTACCTCCGCGGCCAGTGCGATCGCTAGATGCCGCAATATCAGCCCCGGTTAACTCGCCCAGGCGATCGACAAAATCGCTTCCCGAACCCGCCGCAACATCACAACCGTAAAGCACAATATCTGCTTTGTCACTCAGCGCATTTCGCCACTCTTGCAACTGGCTTTCATATTGTGACAAATTATCCGAATTCAGCGTTGCAGAACCTAGCTGCAAGCTGCCAGAATTGCCGTGAGAAAAAACGTGAACTTGGTCTACAGTTTCCCCCGCAGCAGAAATTGTTTGCAGTTTCGCAGTAATTTGCTCGACTCCGTTACCATTTTTATCTAAAATGATTATCTCTGTACCGGGAAGCACGCCACCCGCAAGAGTTTGATAGTCATCTAAGCCGGAATCAATGAAGAGAAGAGATTTAGAACCAGCATTGCGGAGAACAGATTGTGAATCCATGTTGGTGGCAAAAGTTGAACTCATTTCGCATACCCATGAGAATGTTTACTATTTGCTGGTAGATTCACCTTGAAAGCAGAAGGCTAAAGATGCAGAAGGCAGTAGGCAGAATTAAAACCTCGGTGATCCGTCGGAGAGATTAAAATTTAGGGGAAAAGTTTAATTTTATCCCTAAGTGAAATCCGAGACTTGTCTCCCTAATCAGCTTAAGCTGTGTGAAAATTGCGATTTTTTGAGCAATTAACTGCAGAGAATGTAATGTAAATAGTCCGGCACGGGGAACCTCTCTATGTAGATTTGCCCTGCACATTCTTAGCCAGATAAGTAGTGCATCAAAGCATTTGAAAGCCTTGGTTAGGGAAAATCCCAAAAAAATTTTATGGGTTCCAAATTTCTGACAATTTCTCTAGCTAGTACCTGATACATTCACCTTCGCGGAAACCAGGAAAATTGCCTAAAAATTTGATTAATTTAACTTTTTTTATACCTGGCAAAAAGTTCCAAAAAATCTGAAATTTAGTTGTTGAGAAAGCTTGTTTTATTCGGGCGCTGCTTATGGCTAGCCAGCTCAGGAGTGCAAGAGACGGATGTGCATCATTCTACGTGTGGGCGATCGGCAATAAACAAGATTTATTACCGATCGCTGTTAAAAAGAATCAGATCGAGCGCTCCTCTTCGTTAGCGCAGCCCGCCCCTACGGGGGCTGCGCTAACGTTTTCCACCAAATTTCAGGAGTTTGAGAGCTTTCTTCACCACTTCTAAGCGGGCTTGCTGCTTATAGCGCACTCTACCCGAGGTAGTTAGATTGTTACCTGAGTGAAATCGGTAGCGGTGAGAATACCGGGGGTAATACCGTTAAGCTTAGCCAACAATTGATTGGTGTCCGTCACAGTAATCAAAGTTTGATTGTTGCTGGAAGTAATACTGAGTTGATTAAAACTCAAACCAGGATTCAACCCAATTAAATCCTCTCCCTTGCGGAAATCATTAATGATGTCGCTACCCAAACTTTGATTTAGGAAAAACACATCATTTCCCGAACCACCAGTCAAAGTATCGTCCCCAACATCTCCGGAAAGGAAATCGTCCCCAGCACCGCCGCTGAGAATATCATTACCTTTGCCGCTGTAGAGGGTATCGTTACCGATGTCGCCACAGAGCACATCGTTGTCATTGCCACCGAAGAGCAAGTCGTTGCCCTCACCGCCATCGAGACTGTCGTTTTCTTTGCCGCCGTAGAGGGTGTCATTTCCCCCCTCGCCAAAAATCAGGTCTGCACCTTCATTGCCAAAGGCAATATCGTTGCCGTTTCCGGCATTAATTGTGTCATTTCCTAAGTTGCCTAAAATGTAGTCATCGCCATCTTCACCCAGCAAGATATCGTCATCTTTACCGCCGAAAATGCTGTCGTTACCAACGCCGCCGGCAACTGTATCATTGCCGAGATCTCCCCTCAACAAGTCGTCGCCCTCGGCATCTACCACAGTGTCAGGATCTTTGCCAGCGTAGATGGTATCGTTGCCAGCGCCGCCAGCGATGAAATCGCTGCCTCCATTGCCGAAGATTGAGTCGTTATCTGCGCCACCGTCAATGTTGTCATTGTCACCCATGCCGTAGAGAGTATCGTTGCCGGCTTGTCCGTTAATTGACTCGTTGATGCCACCGCCCATGATGAAATCGTTACCTTCGCCGCCGTTGACAGTTTGTTGGACGGGGTTGGGGGTGATGGTGGCAGGATCTAGTTGCGGGGCGTTGAGGCTATCGAGTAGGCAATCATCTACGGCCGGAGTGGGAGTCGGTGCGGGAGTAGGAGTCGGCGTCGGCGGAGTCGGCGCAGGTGTGGGAGTAGGAGTGGGTTCGGGTGTAGGTGTCGGAGTGGGTTCGGGTGTGGGAGTAGGAGTGGGTTCGGGCGTCGGAGTTGGCGCCGGAGTCGGTGTGGGAGTAGGAGTCGGCGTCGGCGGAGTTGGTGTGGGAGTCTCAGTTGGAGTTGGCGCCGGAGTCGGTGTGGGGGTAGGAGTCGGCGTCGGCGGAGTTGGTGTGGGAGTCTCAGTTGGAATTGGCGCCGGAGTCGGTGTGGGAGTAGGAGTGGGTTCGGGCGTCGGAGTTGGCGCCGGAGTCGGTGTGGGAGTAGGAGTGGGTTCGGGCGTCGGAGTCGGCGCCGGAGTCGGTGTGGGAGTAGGAGTGGGTTCGGGCGTCGGAATTGGCGCCGGAGTCGGTGTGGGAGTAGGAGTGGGTTCGGGCGTCGGAGTTGGCGCCGGAGTCGGTGTGGGAGTAGGAGTCGGTTCGGGCGTCGGAGTCGGCGCCGGAGTCGGTGTGGGAGTAGGAGTGGGTTCGGGCGTCGGAGTTGGCGCCGGAGTCGGAGTTGGCACTGGGACGACACTACCTCCCAATTCAAAAGAGCCGCTGTCCACGATCGCGCCTGGAATGCTGTCGCCATCTTGAGGGCGAGTCACGCCGCGCTGATCTGTAGCGGGTGCGCCGGTGGCAATCCCTTTATCAATTGCCGGGCTTCCTGTCAGCAGCGGCCTGACTAAAGCGCCGTTGAGGTTTTGCAAAGGGCCAAGTAAGGGGTCTGCGATCGTCACACTTGTCGTCACCTTGGTATCGGTGTCAATCACCGGCCACTGAAAATTCCCTCCTTGATCGCTATATTGGGCGGTGACGTGTTGCTGAATGCCCCAAGGGTTTCCTCCGTTAGCCGCTGTATTGTTGGAAAGAATCGTGTTTTTGAGGGTGACATTATTGGCATCGGCGAAGATACCTCCACCAACCCAGCCTGCTGAATTATCGGCGATCGTCGTGTTGAGAATGGTTGTGGGTGCACCAAGAGTCATTGCACCGCCGAGTTTGTTGAAATCACCAGCAGCAAACGCCGTGGAGTTGCCAGAAAACGTACTGTTAGTAATCGTAGTAGGGGCATTTCGCATCCACAGCCCGCCACCTTGATTGCCGGCTTTGTTGCCCGCAAAGGTGGTGTTGGTAATGGTCAATCCCTGGTTGGTGCTGTCGCTCAAAATCGTTACCCCACCACCGTTTCCAGGATTTCCACCGTTGGGTAGCGCCAGAATTTCGTTATTTTGGAAGGTGCTCTTTTCCAAAATAACCTTGTCTTGGCTGCCGGTGAACAGATAAGCTGCGCCTCCTTCACCTCGACCTTTATTGTCTTGAAATACGCTATTGGTAATCTTAATTGTGCCGGAAGCTTCGCTCGGATTGCTGGCTCTGTCTGTGTAAACTGCGCCGCCAAAACCCCTTAAAAACGGATTATCTTGGCCTGTTGCGTAAACGGCTGCGGTGGTATCGTTGCCGATAAATCGGGAGTTGTCAATTGTCA includes:
- a CDS encoding DUF4347 domain-containing protein — translated: MSSTFAQINSQSSFEKRPMRSLVFIDSGVEDYESMTAGVLPGQQVVILDRTKNGIEQITSEMEKYASTKGALDSVHIISHGSSGSLQLGNTAVGSDNIEQYKSHLEKWQSSLAPQADIMLYGCDVAGGTGANFVDRFSQLTGADVAASTNTTGRGGDWNLEFAKGKIESPLALQTEAMASYQGDLATIVVANNSDSGPGSLRAAIATAVAGDIITFAPGLASQTITLTSGQLDIPVGKNITIDGAAAAGLTISGNNASRAFFVNANVATATNFVVKNLIITNGKTTDRGGAIGTTDEVNLTVENVQFNNNVADKGGGAIFGNFNNTLTVTNSKFNGNVATSANDERGAGAIGFLSFKTFTVTNSDFTNNKGINGGAINSLQGKLTIDNSRFIGNDTTAAVYATGQDNPFLRGFGGAVYTDRASNPSEASGTIKITNSVFQDNKGRGEGGAAYLFTGSQDKVILEKSTFQNNEILALPNGGNPGNGGGVTILSDSTNQGLTITNTTFAGNKAGNQGGGLWMRNAPTTITNSTFSGNSTAFAAGDFNKLGGAMTLGAPTTILNTTIADNSAGWVGGGIFADANNVTLKNTILSNNTAANGGNPWGIQQHVTAQYSDQGGNFQWPVIDTDTKVTTSVTIADPLLGPLQNLNGALVRPLLTGSPAIDKGIATGAPATDQRGVTRPQDGDSIPGAIVDSGSFELGGSVVPVPTPTPAPTPTPEPTPTPTPTPAPTPTPEPTPTPTPTPAPTPTPEPTPTPTPTPAPIPTPEPTPTPTPTPAPTPTPEPTPTPTPTPAPTPTPEPTPTPTPTPAPIPTETPTPTPPTPTPTPTPTPAPTPTETPTPTPPTPTPTPTPTPAPTPTPEPTPTPTPEPTPTPTPEPTPTPTPAPTPPTPTPTPAPTPTPAVDDCLLDSLNAPQLDPATITPNPVQQTVNGGEGNDFIMGGGINESINGQAGNDTLYGMGDNDNIDGGADNDSIFGNGGSDFIAGGAGNDTIYAGKDPDTVVDAEGDDLLRGDLGNDTVAGGVGNDSIFGGKDDDILLGEDGDDYILGNLGNDTINAGNGNDIAFGNEGADLIFGEGGNDTLYGGKENDSLDGGEGNDLLFGGNDNDVLCGDIGNDTLYSGKGNDILSGGAGDDFLSGDVGDDTLTGGSGNDVFFLNQSLGSDIINDFRKGEDLIGLNPGLSFNQLSITSSNNQTLITVTDTNQLLAKLNGITPGILTATDFTQVTI